ttaatgacatgtagaattgattttttgttattttgttgtaCAGAGGTGCGGGACTTGCTGAGAACTTGGAGGGAAGATTCCGAACGACGGAGTAAAGATGTTGTAGATTTTTGGGAAAATACATTAATGGGAAAGATTGATCGCTTAGGCAATGAAAGTATGATCAAtcgatatacatattattctaaaattatgattatatataatatttctcttttatcaagattttacatcaataataatattttattgtctattatttagaatatctGGTTCTGGAACAAGTATGCGTTGCTGCATTGGATTGTTACCGCTTATCATTAGCTGAAtactgcattaaaattttaattcgtgCTTTTCCTGGCAGTTTACGTGTTCATAAATATCATGCCATGCATTTGGAGGCATTAGAAATGTAATTAACCATAATATGTCATTAAGTATTTGTGAATATGCAATAAGAATTGTAACACTATTGATTCTTTCAAGGTATGATGAAGCATTGGAAGTTTTggattctattataaaaagagATGAGACTAATGCGGCGCCAAGAAAACGCCGTGTTGCTATCTTGAAAGCACGTGGACGTACTCCAGAAGCAATCAAAGAACttacagaatatttaaaaaggtATATGTACTATTTTCACATATATTAGTACTTATAtccttgaaaaattttcaaaagaataaaaaataattaacatttaaaaatttttataaaagtatatttatattagtaaaatattgcaaattattttattaaattatacatacaaatatgttacaaaatcATTCTTTAGGTTTATGAGTGATCAAGAAGCATGGCACGAGCTGTgtgatttatatttgcaagaaCAAGAATATTCTAAAGCAGCCTATTGCATGGAAGAACTTATATTGCACAATCCACATAgccatttaatttatcaaagataTGCGGAAATAAAGTATTCTCAGGTAATGTAGCTTCTACTTAATTAGATAGATTAGGaaaaaatgtgattaatgtatttagaaataaatttataaattgttttattatctaGGGTGGATTTGATAATATGGAACTAGCAAAAGCATACTTCTGCCAAGCTGTGAAGTTAAATCCAAATAATATTAGGGCTCTATATGGCCTGTTATTGGTAAGTTTTATAaggcattttaatattacgtaGCAATTACAGAAACTGTAAATTACAGAAACTGTATCTATTTACTTTCAGACAACAAATAATATTGCGACATCACCCAAATGTCCTGCATCTAAAAAGAAGGAAGCGATGAAGCTGAGCGAATGGGCTAGTAAACAAATCGAGAAACAATACGAAAGTAAAGTTTCGAATGAAGATGTTAAAAATGTAGAGCGTTTACTAGGACAATTGCAACTCGAAGCTTAGGTACTATTATTCAAGttgataatttgtatatttattttaattttgtaacatatgTAAATGGCATTTAAAGACATGCTAATAGTGATTTCCGAAAGACCCTTGAGTACGAGAAATTTTAGATACGTTTTTTAACTTACGtagttaaaaaaagtaacaagaGCCAcgattaatatacattatataaacagTATTAcctttattctatttttaaattatatatgttattttgttCTGAATAATTGTGCCTGAGATATCTATATACaatgcatatgtttatatattagttAATCAATTAATGCGTATTGTTCTCGAGTTTTAGATACACTATACGTAATTATCTTTTGAATATACATTCATTTCAATATCTTGGTGTATATGTTGTTAAGTAAATGTATTGATCATTGATTTTGCGATTGTAGTCATTTTCTTGGCTTTTTGTACCTTATCTAATAACATCATTGTTGATTTTTATGTGCCATTCAGTATCAGTTACatctgcattaaaataataaaagacgtgtgcaaaaaatatcatttatttctaaattattgttGCAATTAGGCTTATTTTCACATTAATCTTTATAAACATtctgtgtataataaataaaaacttcaaattaaatagcgatcaaattttgattaaaattattttcagtaattttcTCTAAATTAAGAAATGACAATGggatacaaaattaaaatattttttatttgtttctatataaaatagttcTACAGTCATCTTTCAGTAGATTCTTTATTACTACGTTCCCAATTTTCTCGTCTTCTCGCTCTTTCTGTAGCTTTTTTCATTCGCTTATCCTTCCTCGTTTCCTCACGTAATGCGAAGTATTTTTCACGGAAGTCAGTTAAGTTCATAATAATACTTTCGTCATTTgtctattattaaatattgaaaaacattgattttaccatactaaaatatatatacgtacgaTAGTgaacaatttgaaatttttaaattcgaaAATCTGCAGCACAATATTCTTTACATGTGataaaaaactgtaaaaattattagtaaaattgtaatatatatacatacctCTGGctctctaaattttttataagttaatAATCTTCGACTAGTATAATTGCTCAACACTTGCTCAGAATTGGCCACCAATTCTAAACAAGGATGCGCTGGTAACTGATCTTCAGTGTACTGGTCTCTGcaatcataaatttaacaGGTAAATTTCtccaatatattattaattaattatctatagtgctaaatattttttaaaatataaaaacaaataatgtgtATATACCTAAATAACGGATACCAACACACCAGTCTACCATCAAGCTTCAAATGTCTCGCGGAGAAACACAACAAATCTTTATATATCTGATTCAAACCATAATCAATTTTCGAAGGAATATGAGAGGTTGCTTGATGTTCTTCTATCACTGGATTTATCTTCATAGTACCTATACGTTCTGTAGCTTCTCTTATACCATAAGGTGCTGCACAAAAGATGATTTTTCATCCAacaagtttgtatcataaaacTCGGAAatcttacaaaatttttttactcacGATCTGTCATAATAGCATCTAGCCGTAAATCTACTCGCCACAATGGATACGAAAAATCTGCCACTACGACATCGAGATAATGGGAACTCATTCCA
Above is a genomic segment from Linepithema humile isolate Giens D197 chromosome 6, Lhum_UNIL_v1.0, whole genome shotgun sequence containing:
- the LOC105671786 gene encoding ER membrane protein complex subunit 2-like; this encodes MAGCYDKLSWTEVRDLLRTWREDSERRSKDVVDFWENTLMGKIDRLGNEKYLVLEQVCVAALDCYRLSLAEYCIKILIRAFPGSLRVHKYHAMHLEALEMYDEALEVLDSIIKRDETNAAPRKRRVAILKARGRTPEAIKELTEYLKRFMSDQEAWHELCDLYLQEQEYSKAAYCMEELILHNPHSHLIYQRYAEIKYSQGGFDNMELAKAYFCQAVKLNPNNIRALYGLLLTTNNIATSPKCPASKKKEAMKLSEWASKQIEKQYESKVSNEDVKNVERLLGQLQLEA